From Humisphaera borealis, the proteins below share one genomic window:
- a CDS encoding MlaE family ABC transporter permease — protein MLEFIGQVGFLFGDAMRSAPRGLVSGRGRRLGWQNLWAQMVRVGVKAVPIVMLVLFCIGAILALQMAPVLKGYGAVDRTADIISIAVFRELGPLVAAVVLTGFAGASIAAELGSMVVSEEIEALEAQAISPVRFLVLPRVIGTTIMMVCVAVVADLTGVLGGMVVGQAFLGIEPRKYITYTFEAIKIRDFVTGLVKAGVFGMLISSLACHLGLSVTGGAQGVGAATTRTVVLTIVALIIVDLMFTAVFYAIGW, from the coding sequence ATGCTAGAGTTCATCGGTCAGGTGGGGTTCCTGTTCGGCGATGCGATGCGTTCGGCCCCCCGTGGTCTGGTGTCCGGTCGCGGGCGTCGCCTGGGCTGGCAGAACCTCTGGGCCCAGATGGTTCGCGTCGGCGTCAAGGCGGTACCGATCGTCATGCTGGTGCTCTTCTGCATCGGCGCTATTCTCGCCCTTCAGATGGCCCCGGTCCTTAAAGGCTACGGCGCCGTCGACCGAACCGCCGATATCATTTCAATCGCCGTCTTTCGCGAGCTCGGACCGCTCGTCGCCGCCGTGGTGCTGACGGGTTTCGCCGGTGCCAGCATCGCCGCCGAGCTGGGCAGCATGGTCGTTTCGGAGGAAATCGAAGCACTCGAAGCCCAGGCGATCAGCCCGGTCCGTTTCCTGGTGCTGCCCCGCGTCATCGGCACCACCATCATGATGGTCTGCGTCGCTGTCGTCGCCGATCTGACCGGCGTGCTCGGCGGAATGGTCGTCGGGCAGGCGTTCCTCGGCATCGAACCTCGCAAATACATCACGTACACCTTCGAAGCTATCAAGATACGAGACTTCGTGACCGGCCTGGTGAAGGCAGGTGTGTTCGGAATGCTGATCAGCAGCCTGGCGTGTCACCTGGGGCTTAGCGTGACCGGCGGCGCACAAGGCGTCGGTGCCGCCACGACTCGAACCGTCGTCCTGACCATTGTCGCGCTGATCATCGTCGACCTGATGTTCACCGCCGTCTTCTACGCCATCGGATGGTGA